Within Actinosynnema pretiosum, the genomic segment AGGGGCCGGATCGACGCCAGCAGTCGCTCGATCGCGTGGCGGTCGCCATCGACGGCTGCGCCCACTTCGGCGTCCAGTCCGTCCCCCAAGTTGGTCATCGCAGACAACAGCCCTGGTGTTACGAGTAGGCGTACCGACAACGAACAGCACGGACGCACGCGTCGCCCGTACCGGTGAGGCCCTACCGTACCGCTCCGACGTCCGAATGGTCGACAACAGGGGTACGAACAGTGGCCTGCTCCCGCTGAACCGCGCCGGGCGCCCCGACGGGGCCCGGAAGCCCCTGGTGGGGCTCCCCGGCGGACCGGGTGGAGCCGCCGGGCGGACCGGGCCCGGTCTCCCGAGCGCGGGTCACCCGAACCAGGCCACGCGGACCCGGCGGCACGTCCCCGGACCCGGTCGCCAGAGCTCCCGGACACCCGGACCTCGTCGCCGAGGCGGGTCACCGGAGGCCCGGTCGCCCCACCCCGTCACCGAGACGGGCCGCCCGGACCCCGGCCGTTCCCACCCCATCGCTGGGGTGAGCCGTCCGAGGCCCGACCGCCCCACCCCATCGCCGGGGCAGGTCGCCCAGAGCTCGGCCACCCCACCCCATGGCCGGGGTGAGTCGCCCGAGGCCCAGCCGCCCGACCCCGTCACCGAGATGGGCCGCCCAGATCCCGGCCGTTCCCACCCCATCGCTGAGGTGAGCTGTCCGAGTCCCAGCCGCCCCACCCCATCGCTGAAGTGGGTCGCCCAAGTCTCGGCCGCCCCACCCCGTCGTCGAGGTGAGGCGCCCGAGCCGGGTGGTCCGGGGTGGGCGGGGCCGGTTCCGGTCGTGCCGGTCCCGGTTGCCCTCCACCCGGTGGTCCGGTGGCGCTGTCGCCCGGTGGCGCGATCCCCCGACGGCGCGGTTGCCCGGCGGTCCGGGACGCCTGCCGCCTCCGCCCCGGCTGCGCGCGGGCTTCAGCGGTCGACGTCCCCGGTGCCTGGCGGTCACCCCGCCGGTGCTCCGGGGCCGCTGGTCGGGGCCGCGAGCCGGTTCACCGGATCGCGGTTCCCGGACCGAGGGAACCCGGAACGGGTGGCATCACCGGAACGAGCGACGGGGTTCAGGTCCCACCGGTCGTTCTCAGGTGTGCCGGGCCGCACGACCGGGTAGTCCGGTGGCGGCCGAGAGGCGGGGTGCGTCGTGGCGCCCGGTGGAGCGGGCGCCACGACGAACGTGCTGCCGGGTGATCGCGCTTCCGGGTGACCGCCGCGCACCGGCCGCGCTGGTGCGCGCGGCAGTGCGCCCCGCGTCGCCGAGCGGTCGGGTGACCGGAGGGCTGCGGGTGCGGCGCCGGGTGGCGCGTGGTCTGGTCGCCGCGGTGCGCGGCGCCGGTTCAGCGGTGCGGGTGACCCTGCTCCGGCCGCGGTGCGCCCGTCGCCGGGTCGGCACCTGCGGCCAGGGCGGAGCCACCCGCCTGGCGGTCTTGCTCCTCCGCGTCGCCCCTAGGACACGAGACCGCGGCGGAAGCCGTGCGCGACGGCCTGAGCGCGGTCCCGGACCCCGAGCTTGCGGAACAACCTGCGGGCGTGCGTCTTCACCGTGTCCTCGGACAGGTAGAGCTCGCGGCCGATCTGGCCGTTGCTCTTGCCCTGGCTCATGCCGCGCAGCACCTGGAGCTCCCGCTCGGTGAGCTGGACCCCCGGATCGGAGGGCTGGCGCGGTGCGGGCACCGAGGTGCTCGCGAGCGTGTGGGCGAGCGCGGCCACCAGCTCGGGGCGCGAGGCGTCCCAGCGGAGGTAGCCACGAGCCCCACCCGCGATCGCGGCGGCGATGCTGCCCGCGTCGTCGGGTGCGCCGAAGACTATGACGTTTGCCTGCGGATTGGCCGAGACGAGTCGCCGGGTCGCTTCCACCCCGGTGGGGACGGCGCGCTGCGTGCCAACCAGGACGACGTCCACCGGCTGACGGGAGAAGCGTGCCAACAACTCGTCACCGTGCGCTACGCAGTCGATGCGGCTAACCCCTGGGACAGCCGACATCACGCGGGTGAGACCCTCCCGCACACTGCGCCGGTCGTCGCAAATAAGGACCGTGGTCACGGGGACTCCTTCCTGCAGCCGAGTGAC encodes:
- a CDS encoding response regulator transcription factor, encoding MTTVLICDDRRSVREGLTRVMSAVPGVSRIDCVAHGDELLARFSRQPVDVVLVGTQRAVPTGVEATRRLVSANPQANVIVFGAPDDAGSIAAAIAGGARGYLRWDASRPELVAALAHTLASTSVPAPRQPSDPGVQLTERELQVLRGMSQGKSNGQIGRELYLSEDTVKTHARRLFRKLGVRDRAQAVAHGFRRGLVS